In the Rhodothermaceae bacterium genome, one interval contains:
- the dacB gene encoding D-alanyl-D-alanine carboxypeptidase/D-alanyl-D-alanine-endopeptidase translates to MKCMRPLIYLIALLLPSSFCKAQSVLDSVLDTRPHAWWGSMVVEVASGDTLFTRNAARSFVPASVTKLFTTAAVLDQLGPDYRYVTRLYAEGTQTGSVLEGNLLVRGAGDPSTGAAGDDWMNLFHAFADSLLALGIQEVRGNLIGDDNVFDDVPLGADWSWEDLVYGYAAQISGLTFYDAVVDLHAYPTKPGARGELSITPDSGSFLVIDNQTLTLPRGQELVEGHTRIPESNQIVVSSQVPVGRSDPEAVTVHNPTLYFVHGLRTILASRNIHVHGQLLDVDDLSLDPDYSTARVIASHTSTPLSELVATVNKESHNLYAEHLLKTLGRERPEPGDFEPGSAAMGLEASMRTYENAQIETDRLQLVDGSGLSRKNLITPAMTIALLRYMALHPNPGVRDAFLSSLAVGGQDGTLEYRFIRNSPGYGRVRAKTGTLGNVNSLAGYITQNDGPLLAFVIFANHFQGRHAPIREIQESFINELIDLPLEGNN, encoded by the coding sequence GCCCTTTGATCTATTTGATTGCGTTGCTGCTCCCCAGTAGTTTCTGCAAAGCACAAAGTGTACTGGACTCGGTTCTTGATACCCGCCCACACGCATGGTGGGGAAGCATGGTGGTGGAGGTGGCTTCAGGAGACACTCTTTTCACCCGCAATGCAGCTCGCAGCTTTGTGCCTGCTTCGGTTACCAAGCTGTTCACAACTGCTGCAGTACTGGATCAGCTGGGACCTGACTACCGCTATGTAACCAGACTCTACGCAGAGGGAACGCAAACTGGAAGTGTTCTGGAGGGAAACCTGCTCGTGCGGGGAGCGGGAGATCCTTCCACAGGGGCTGCCGGAGACGACTGGATGAATCTTTTTCACGCATTCGCCGACTCCCTGCTGGCTCTAGGGATCCAGGAAGTGCGTGGAAACCTCATCGGGGACGACAATGTGTTCGATGATGTGCCACTGGGCGCAGATTGGAGTTGGGAGGACCTGGTTTATGGGTATGCTGCACAAATCAGCGGATTGACGTTTTACGACGCGGTTGTGGACCTACATGCCTATCCTACGAAGCCGGGGGCCAGGGGAGAACTATCCATTACCCCTGATTCGGGAAGCTTTCTGGTGATCGACAACCAGACACTCACCCTCCCACGGGGACAAGAACTTGTCGAAGGGCATACCCGTATCCCCGAATCAAACCAGATTGTTGTATCGAGCCAAGTGCCGGTTGGACGCTCAGACCCCGAGGCAGTCACTGTCCATAATCCGACTCTTTATTTTGTGCATGGGCTCCGCACGATCCTCGCATCCCGAAATATTCATGTTCATGGACAACTCCTTGATGTGGATGATCTGTCTCTGGATCCTGACTACTCGACGGCCCGCGTGATTGCGAGCCATACGTCGACTCCGTTATCTGAGTTGGTGGCGACCGTGAATAAAGAGAGTCACAACCTGTATGCCGAGCACTTGCTGAAAACCCTGGGGCGCGAACGCCCGGAACCCGGCGATTTTGAACCAGGCTCGGCAGCTATGGGTCTTGAAGCCAGTATGCGAACCTATGAGAACGCACAGATCGAGACGGACCGATTGCAGTTGGTGGACGGCTCTGGGCTCTCCCGCAAGAATCTCATCACTCCGGCGATGACCATCGCACTGCTTCGCTACATGGCCCTGCATCCCAACCCTGGAGTTCGCGACGCGTTTCTGTCTTCCCTGGCTGTCGGTGGGCAGGACGGCACCCTCGAGTACCGGTTTATCCGAAATTCCCCTGGCTATGGGCGCGTACGTGCGAAGACAGGAACGCTCGGCAATGTGAACTCCCTTGCAGGATACATCACACAAAACGATGGCCCCCTGTTGGCGTTTGTAATTTTTGCAAATCATTTTCAAGGACGTCATGCACCGATCCGCGAAATTCAAGAATCATTCATCAATGAATTGATTGATCTCCCCTTGGAAGGGAACAACTAA
- the hslV gene encoding ATP-dependent protease subunit HslV, whose amino-acid sequence MQEHPLHSTTVIGVRRHKKVAIGSDGQATLGNTVMKHKAQKVRRLYDGEVLAGFAGSTADAFTLFERFEDKLKQYGGNLTRASVELAKDWRTDRYLRRLEALLVVGTIDRLLLISGSGDVIEPDDDIAAIGSGGAFALAAARAMIQHAPQLTAKEIVTDSLRVAADICVYTNHSLTVLEIGDDSGNK is encoded by the coding sequence ATGCAGGAGCATCCACTGCACAGCACGACCGTGATCGGTGTTCGACGCCATAAAAAGGTCGCAATCGGATCCGATGGGCAGGCAACCCTAGGCAATACGGTGATGAAACACAAGGCCCAGAAAGTTCGCCGACTTTATGATGGGGAGGTTCTTGCCGGGTTTGCTGGATCTACTGCCGACGCATTTACTTTATTTGAACGCTTCGAGGACAAACTCAAGCAATACGGGGGAAACCTTACGCGTGCTTCTGTGGAACTCGCCAAAGACTGGCGCACCGACCGATATTTACGCCGGCTAGAGGCCTTGCTGGTGGTTGGGACAATTGACCGACTGCTCTTGATTAGTGGTAGCGGAGATGTCATTGAGCCCGATGATGACATTGCGGCAATTGGTAGCGGGGGAGCCTTCGCGCTTGCCGCCGCACGTGCCATGATCCAGCACGCTCCACAGTTGACTGCAAAAGAAATTGTGACTGATTCCCTCCGCGTTGCCGCAGATATTTGCGTGTATACCAATCACTCCCTGACCGTACTTGAGATAGGTGACGATTCCGGCAACAAATAG
- a CDS encoding NYN domain-containing protein, producing the protein MTMPNRISPDTASTQRACMFVDYDNLFDYIDRNATERTRPKYVINALLNSALHHVKQELKFNLDAPVAYADFASIGSADPEIQQSLYLAGLEPRFVPASLQSNASEIQICVDVLEMLQDREDVRAIFLITGNRLYLPLLNFCQRKNVRGFAITFQPPGINYSGEYSDLFIHADKFLNETLHAYPTEEESTEASTPVRPSGLTTAPEKVVEITDETALIALEIIEHFFGQYEEIYLTPLLRKLSDMFGDHDDPKVIVGKLNDAGAVWLEKRKGFPFNYTVLLINYHHPNVIAIHEAMVREDEESYEQVESNPSDAYDD; encoded by the coding sequence ATGACCATGCCAAACCGAATTTCGCCCGACACAGCTTCAACTCAACGCGCCTGCATGTTTGTGGACTACGATAATCTTTTCGATTACATTGACCGAAATGCGACCGAACGCACAAGGCCCAAATATGTGATCAATGCATTGCTGAATTCCGCCTTGCACCATGTAAAGCAGGAACTGAAGTTCAATTTAGATGCTCCGGTTGCCTATGCTGACTTCGCCTCAATCGGATCCGCAGATCCAGAAATTCAGCAAAGCCTCTATCTGGCCGGTTTGGAACCCAGGTTTGTTCCCGCGTCTCTGCAGTCCAATGCCTCTGAGATCCAGATCTGCGTTGACGTACTCGAAATGCTGCAAGACCGGGAAGATGTACGAGCCATCTTCCTGATTACTGGTAACCGCCTCTATCTTCCTTTACTCAATTTTTGCCAACGAAAAAACGTACGTGGCTTTGCCATCACATTCCAGCCTCCTGGCATCAACTATTCAGGAGAGTATTCGGATCTCTTCATTCATGCCGATAAATTCCTGAATGAAACCCTTCACGCATACCCGACCGAGGAAGAAAGCACCGAGGCTTCAACTCCTGTCCGCCCATCTGGACTGACGACGGCCCCCGAAAAGGTTGTCGAAATCACAGATGAAACGGCGCTCATCGCGCTGGAAATTATTGAACATTTCTTTGGGCAATACGAGGAGATCTATCTCACGCCCCTATTGCGGAAACTCTCCGACATGTTTGGAGACCATGACGACCCGAAGGTGATTGTCGGCAAACTGAATGACGCGGGGGCGGTCTGGCTGGAAAAACGCAAGGGATTCCCCTTTAACTATACGGTGCTGCTGATCAATTACCACCACCCCAACGTTATAGCGATCCATGAGGCGATGGTGCGCGAGGACGAGGAGAGCTATGAGCAAGTTGAAAGTAATCCTAGTGACGCATACGACGATTAA
- the hslU gene encoding ATP-dependent protease ATPase subunit HslU translates to MNEQLTPRAIVAELDNYIIGQDEAKRTVAIALRNRWRRQQVPGDLQDEILPSNIILMGPTGVGKTEIARRLAKLVDAPFVKVEATKFTEVGYVGRDVESMIRDLTDRAIRLVRQEHEAHVQERARELARERILDVILPPPPVTGLDLENGHSENAAPEESPTRTKFRERLRDGRFASREIEIEVQKEQSSSMLQVFGPMGMEEMGMNLQDMLGNIGGKRRKKRRVTVSEAEELLSKEEASKLIDMDVVTQEALKRVEDSGIVFIDEIDKVASRASKNGGGPDVSREGVQRDLLPLVEGATVTTKHGMVRTDHILFIASGAFHVAKPSDLIPEMQGRFPIRVEMHRLSEEDFYLILTQPRNALLKQYRALLEAEKIILDFTDDAVRLIARTAAKVNDEVENIGARRLHTIMTTLLEDLLFESDGSSAQEISMDADQVEERLGAIVRNRDLSQYIL, encoded by the coding sequence ATGAACGAGCAGCTGACCCCACGTGCTATCGTGGCAGAGCTGGATAACTACATTATTGGGCAAGACGAGGCCAAACGCACGGTCGCGATTGCACTGCGCAACCGCTGGCGCCGTCAACAGGTGCCCGGTGATCTCCAGGATGAAATCTTACCCAGTAACATCATCCTGATGGGCCCCACCGGCGTGGGAAAGACAGAGATTGCCCGGAGACTGGCAAAGCTGGTTGACGCCCCTTTCGTCAAAGTTGAAGCTACAAAATTCACGGAGGTCGGGTACGTGGGCCGCGATGTGGAAAGCATGATCCGTGACCTTACCGACCGTGCGATCCGCCTAGTGCGACAGGAGCATGAAGCCCATGTACAGGAGCGTGCACGCGAGCTCGCACGCGAGCGTATTCTTGACGTGATCCTCCCTCCCCCACCCGTCACCGGACTCGATCTGGAGAATGGCCATTCAGAAAACGCTGCCCCGGAAGAGTCTCCAACACGGACGAAATTCCGAGAACGACTCAGGGATGGACGCTTTGCAAGCCGTGAGATCGAGATCGAAGTCCAAAAGGAGCAGTCCTCTTCAATGCTGCAGGTGTTTGGCCCAATGGGAATGGAAGAAATGGGCATGAACCTTCAAGACATGTTGGGAAATATTGGAGGCAAACGACGCAAGAAACGCCGGGTCACGGTGTCAGAAGCCGAAGAACTCCTGTCCAAAGAAGAGGCATCGAAACTCATTGATATGGATGTTGTGACGCAGGAGGCACTCAAGCGCGTTGAAGATTCAGGCATTGTCTTCATTGACGAGATTGACAAGGTCGCAAGCCGGGCCAGTAAGAACGGAGGAGGACCCGATGTATCACGTGAGGGAGTGCAGCGGGATCTGCTGCCACTGGTCGAAGGGGCAACAGTTACCACAAAGCATGGGATGGTCCGGACAGACCACATCCTGTTCATTGCCAGCGGAGCCTTCCATGTGGCCAAGCCCAGCGACCTCATCCCCGAAATGCAGGGACGCTTCCCCATCCGGGTAGAGATGCACCGGCTGAGTGAGGAAGATTTCTATCTGATTCTTACACAGCCCCGCAATGCTCTGCTCAAACAGTATCGTGCACTTTTGGAAGCGGAAAAGATTATCCTCGACTTTACGGACGATGCAGTTCGACTCATCGCCCGCACTGCCGCCAAGGTCAATGACGAAGTAGAGAATATTGGTGCCCGAAGACTCCATACAATCATGACTACACTGCTGGAAGATCTGCTCTTTGAGTCTGACGGCAGCTCTGCACAGGAGATTTCCATGGATGCCGATCAGGTGGAGGAACGTCTTGGTGCCATTGTGAGGAACCGCGACCTCAGCCAGTATATCCTATAG
- a CDS encoding GNAT family N-acetyltransferase, protein MSYSRTLVATSIYNLNDPGACARYQELWERTRGIFASLHYAEAAGNVFGLKPQICFHEEDAALLVHLKGAGALRRIVVPPCTQYSALLLPTPPRAHLVHRQQSPLDQLLSCAEQISRKADLLVPLSDPRTAQWRGWQVRPLFTYLIDLPANTENWSSGARRTWKSKVSEYDIQEDPTGAQQVIDLCAKSYKRHGRSLPAQPAALGALTKAMGEWARVFVALRENTPEAGLILLHDGHTAHYWVAGSIPGPAMTVLIGELLPILSQSGISQFDFVGANTPSIAEFKRSFNPVLTQYYHLRRRPRIHIGR, encoded by the coding sequence ATATCCTATAGCCGTACGCTGGTGGCCACCTCTATCTACAACCTGAACGACCCCGGTGCGTGTGCCCGCTATCAAGAACTGTGGGAGCGCACACGAGGGATCTTTGCATCCCTGCACTATGCGGAAGCAGCTGGCAATGTGTTCGGGCTGAAGCCACAGATTTGTTTTCACGAAGAAGACGCGGCATTGCTGGTACATTTAAAAGGGGCCGGGGCACTTCGTCGCATTGTCGTTCCTCCGTGCACACAATACTCTGCGCTGCTTTTGCCCACTCCACCGCGTGCGCACTTGGTTCACCGGCAGCAGAGCCCTCTGGACCAGCTTCTCAGCTGTGCCGAACAAATCAGCCGCAAAGCAGACCTGCTGGTTCCCTTGTCGGACCCCCGTACTGCGCAGTGGCGCGGCTGGCAAGTACGACCGCTCTTCACCTACCTTATTGACCTGCCCGCAAATACAGAAAACTGGTCCAGTGGGGCGCGCAGGACCTGGAAATCCAAGGTATCCGAGTACGACATTCAGGAAGATCCCACTGGCGCACAGCAAGTGATTGATCTTTGTGCAAAAAGCTATAAAAGACATGGCCGATCCCTACCTGCCCAGCCAGCAGCACTGGGAGCCTTGACAAAAGCGATGGGAGAATGGGCGCGGGTTTTTGTCGCACTGCGGGAAAATACCCCCGAGGCTGGTCTCATCCTCCTGCATGATGGACATACGGCGCATTACTGGGTCGCCGGTAGTATCCCCGGGCCCGCAATGACGGTATTGATTGGCGAATTGCTTCCGATTCTATCCCAATCCGGGATCAGCCAATTTGACTTTGTCGGAGCAAACACGCCTTCTATCGCCGAGTTCAAGCGCTCCTTCAATCCTGTGCTGACACAATACTACCATCTGCGGCGACGGCCGCGGATTCATATTGGACGTTAA
- a CDS encoding oligosaccharide flippase family protein produces the protein MADQTGVMKKLSRLFSTEGLSGPILTLLSASGVVMVILYLALGVITRLYLPEEIGIGKYFVTIMGLVGAVASLRYEDALMLPKKDQDAAVLIWLSGAAMLLSAAVLTVLSFWSTEIADLLDFPAIAPYLPLVPLTLICMRSGKIAEFWLVRKRAFRHISACHVGLTLALVTGRIGAGSPPIHANEAGHIGGFIFGHIVSSTLLIWMALRRSAAAIGSALSWKRMIQAAIRYRRFALFSTPSAMIGAITGYLPVLLVPFFFDTATAEEELGYYAAAFGAIAIPMSYVGRSVAHPFFISAAEAQLSGTLATITSLVHRRLIMVGIFPVLAVMFAGPDFFELWLGVDWRRAGIFATYIAAWMVLGSIVSPLTRVYDVTESQRLDFLMALILLVCLSSALILGGRSGSVDTMLIAAGIAGAIVRGIQLFVILRLAGVSWRECIAPYWDFLLLSLPGLALIIVALQLGNKWVTTGALILSAACYFGLAIWKERLFRNS, from the coding sequence ATGGCAGATCAAACCGGAGTCATGAAAAAACTGAGCCGCCTATTTTCGACAGAGGGGCTCAGCGGACCTATACTGACGCTACTCTCAGCTAGTGGCGTTGTTATGGTGATCTTATACCTTGCACTCGGGGTCATCACACGTCTGTATTTGCCCGAAGAGATCGGCATTGGCAAGTACTTTGTTACGATCATGGGACTTGTCGGCGCAGTTGCTTCACTGCGCTATGAGGATGCACTGATGCTTCCAAAGAAGGATCAGGATGCTGCCGTACTGATCTGGCTCTCCGGCGCGGCAATGCTTTTGAGTGCAGCCGTCCTGACTGTTCTCTCCTTCTGGAGTACCGAAATTGCTGACCTCCTAGATTTTCCCGCGATTGCTCCCTATCTACCCCTGGTCCCGCTTACACTAATCTGTATGCGCTCAGGGAAGATTGCAGAATTCTGGTTGGTCCGCAAACGGGCATTCAGGCACATCAGTGCCTGTCATGTGGGACTGACTTTGGCCTTGGTGACGGGACGGATCGGTGCAGGATCTCCACCGATCCATGCCAATGAAGCAGGACACATAGGTGGTTTTATTTTCGGACACATTGTTTCCAGTACCTTACTCATATGGATGGCCCTGCGTCGCAGCGCCGCTGCAATCGGTTCAGCATTGAGTTGGAAACGCATGATCCAGGCTGCAATCCGCTATCGGCGTTTTGCCCTGTTTTCGACGCCTTCGGCAATGATTGGAGCGATCACGGGATACCTGCCCGTGCTTCTGGTCCCGTTCTTCTTTGATACTGCAACCGCCGAAGAAGAACTTGGATACTACGCGGCTGCCTTCGGCGCAATAGCGATTCCGATGTCATATGTAGGCCGGTCTGTCGCACATCCTTTTTTTATCAGTGCAGCGGAGGCGCAATTATCCGGAACGCTGGCCACAATCACATCTCTGGTGCATCGCCGCCTGATTATGGTTGGGATCTTCCCGGTACTCGCTGTGATGTTTGCAGGACCGGATTTTTTTGAATTATGGCTCGGAGTCGACTGGCGGCGGGCCGGAATCTTTGCCACCTACATTGCGGCCTGGATGGTACTGGGTTCAATTGTATCTCCACTGACACGGGTTTACGATGTGACCGAAAGTCAGCGGCTGGATTTTCTGATGGCATTGATTTTACTCGTATGCCTGTCATCAGCTTTGATCCTGGGAGGACGCTCAGGAAGTGTCGACACCATGCTGATTGCCGCTGGCATAGCCGGTGCGATAGTGCGTGGCATCCAGTTATTTGTGATTCTCCGACTTGCAGGCGTTTCATGGCGGGAATGCATTGCGCCTTATTGGGATTTCCTCCTCTTGTCTCTACCGGGTCTAGCACTGATCATCGTCGCCCTACAGCTTGGCAATAAATGGGTCACTACTGGAGCGCTTATCCTGAGCGCCGCCTGCTATTTTGGACTCGCAATCTGGAAGGAACGACTTTTCAGAAATTCGTGA
- a CDS encoding GIY-YIG nuclease family protein, whose product MKQWELIEELLKSPGAFYSAELSSKVALEGFDKRRREYKHLGWIYVARNPCFVDAVFKIGQTQVSPSKRIEQLSASTSVYRKFELVYFVHVSDNLAAEGYVHQLLKDFRLNPRKEFFNAPIMTVVKALDEAGNLLQIPMGKTLRAGMLPPALEKRIISCPGCKKQSRVPLVGIDITVTCVVCNTPYKVTSE is encoded by the coding sequence ATGAAGCAATGGGAATTAATAGAAGAACTCTTGAAATCACCGGGAGCATTCTATTCAGCAGAGTTATCGAGCAAGGTCGCTCTCGAAGGATTTGACAAGCGTCGCCGGGAATACAAACACCTCGGATGGATCTATGTGGCACGGAATCCATGTTTTGTAGACGCTGTCTTCAAGATTGGACAAACCCAAGTATCTCCTTCCAAGCGAATCGAGCAACTCAGCGCGTCAACATCTGTGTACAGGAAGTTTGAACTCGTCTATTTTGTCCATGTGTCTGATAATTTGGCTGCTGAGGGATATGTACATCAATTACTGAAAGACTTCCGATTGAACCCCAGGAAAGAATTCTTTAATGCTCCCATTATGACGGTGGTCAAGGCACTGGATGAGGCGGGTAACCTATTGCAGATTCCTATGGGGAAAACATTGAGAGCTGGAATGTTACCGCCAGCCTTGGAGAAACGAATCATTTCTTGCCCAGGATGCAAGAAGCAGAGTAGAGTCCCCTTAGTTGGGATTGATATAACCGTCACCTGCGTTGTGTGCAATACCCCCTACAAAGTGACAAGCGAGTGA
- a CDS encoding ATP-binding protein → MRKPESSIPKPLTAAFDRGPARHFHGRTRILHNFKELLERAIQAKDGTTFLVQGAPGAGKTALLSECEKYALESGWGVASIPPHALWDPGALLHGLGGGKRLRIAGGSGKVGFDAVVKVEAELDFAVNQQNGTVLEILEEGKKPLLLMLDEAQVLGMIDIPSSDRWVVTSVLNSIHNGGLGRPVILLAAGLGMTLKSFESLGVSRFSRKCFMQLGALSNEAERAVIRDWLTKDGGAKGDPNVWIDAISQETSGWPHHILSYVDPAAVDQLKADGGSMTTDGLNAVLEVGREGRKAYYRERLYGFPEEERQSLAKAFASVSLGESTTRSAIVSTLTQDIGSDKAEDLFNRAWNKGLLDERDGRYVIPIPSMQDWLVTNYTREKIKFPQQPQPIRNLNKPNPGTDLSGR, encoded by the coding sequence ATGCGAAAGCCCGAATCTTCCATACCAAAACCACTGACGGCAGCGTTTGACCGCGGGCCTGCGAGACATTTTCACGGGCGGACACGGATCCTGCATAATTTCAAAGAGCTTTTAGAACGTGCGATACAGGCGAAGGATGGGACGACCTTTCTGGTTCAAGGTGCCCCCGGCGCTGGGAAAACTGCTCTTTTATCCGAATGCGAAAAATACGCCCTGGAGAGTGGCTGGGGAGTCGCTTCAATTCCCCCACATGCTCTCTGGGATCCTGGAGCATTACTTCATGGCCTTGGAGGTGGGAAGAGACTAAGAATTGCGGGGGGATCTGGAAAGGTGGGCTTTGATGCAGTTGTGAAAGTCGAGGCTGAGTTGGATTTTGCAGTGAACCAACAAAACGGTACGGTGCTGGAGATACTTGAGGAGGGAAAGAAACCATTACTTCTCATGCTGGATGAGGCGCAAGTGCTGGGGATGATCGACATTCCGTCGTCCGATCGGTGGGTGGTCACCAGCGTTTTGAACAGCATCCATAATGGTGGTCTGGGTAGACCGGTCATCCTTCTGGCGGCGGGACTGGGAATGACATTGAAATCCTTTGAATCACTGGGAGTTTCGAGATTTTCAAGGAAATGTTTTATGCAATTAGGAGCATTGAGCAACGAAGCTGAACGTGCAGTGATCAGGGATTGGCTCACGAAGGATGGTGGAGCCAAAGGAGATCCGAATGTATGGATTGATGCCATTTCTCAGGAAACCTCCGGCTGGCCCCATCACATCTTATCCTATGTGGATCCCGCTGCTGTAGATCAACTGAAAGCAGACGGTGGGAGCATGACAACGGACGGATTAAATGCCGTACTGGAAGTTGGACGGGAGGGTCGCAAAGCATATTATAGAGAACGATTATACGGTTTCCCCGAGGAAGAACGTCAGTCCCTTGCAAAAGCATTTGCAAGTGTTTCATTAGGAGAAAGTACGACCCGTAGTGCGATCGTGTCCACCCTAACACAAGATATTGGTTCTGATAAAGCAGAAGATTTATTTAACCGGGCATGGAACAAGGGCTTACTGGATGAGCGCGATGGGCGTTACGTCATCCCGATTCCCTCCATGCAAGATTGGCTCGTGACAAATTACACTCGTGAGAAGATCAAATTCCCGCAGCAACCCCAACCCATCCGAAACTTGAATAAGCCGAATCCCGGGACAGACTTGAGCGGCCGGTGA
- a CDS encoding YncE family protein: MDPRFIFVRLTRQVSLSMPHLLALLLCLFAAKAAVAQIYSMYVANESDDTVMLVEFDGQTLAVTDTIEVGLIHTEIEGPHGLAIDPEGKSLFVSIAHGQPNGSVVRYSTADHRPMGAATLGLFPASMAISPHTGLLYVVNFNLHGDPEPSSISVVDPEMMLEVSQIPTGIMPHGSAFGTDGTRHYSVAMMDHILVELDALNLRVLRKIPLGMGTKPTWVALHPHEPQAYVAANGSDQVVIVNTEEGSVLEQIPASGAPYNLAVSPDGSTLVVTLKSAQAVSILDLSTLAERARIPTSSPIPHGVVITPDNEYAFVTSEGIGAAPGTVDVIHLASAMRVASIQAGQQTGGIALWKMED; encoded by the coding sequence ATGGATCCAAGGTTTATTTTTGTTAGGTTGACTCGTCAGGTTTCCCTTTCTATGCCTCACCTACTTGCCCTGCTTCTTTGTCTTTTCGCCGCCAAGGCAGCAGTTGCCCAGATCTATTCCATGTACGTCGCCAATGAGTCCGACGATACCGTCATGCTCGTTGAGTTTGATGGCCAGACGCTGGCCGTTACAGATACCATTGAGGTCGGCCTCATCCACACGGAAATCGAAGGTCCTCACGGACTTGCCATTGACCCGGAAGGCAAGTCCCTGTTTGTCTCTATTGCACATGGTCAACCCAATGGAAGTGTGGTGCGCTATTCCACGGCCGACCATCGCCCCATGGGTGCTGCAACATTGGGCCTGTTTCCCGCATCCATGGCAATCTCTCCGCACACGGGCCTGTTGTACGTGGTGAATTTCAATCTGCATGGCGACCCTGAACCAAGCTCTATCTCTGTGGTCGACCCGGAGATGATGCTGGAAGTCAGCCAGATTCCGACCGGCATTATGCCGCACGGCTCCGCCTTTGGAACAGACGGTACCCGGCACTACTCCGTTGCGATGATGGACCATATTCTGGTCGAACTTGATGCCCTGAACCTGCGCGTTCTCCGCAAAATTCCGCTTGGCATGGGAACCAAGCCAACATGGGTTGCCCTGCATCCTCATGAGCCACAGGCGTATGTCGCAGCCAATGGCTCGGACCAAGTCGTGATCGTGAACACGGAAGAAGGATCTGTACTGGAACAGATACCGGCTTCTGGAGCTCCTTATAATTTGGCTGTTTCGCCGGATGGATCTACCCTTGTTGTTACCCTCAAAAGTGCCCAGGCGGTAAGCATCCTTGATCTATCAACATTAGCCGAGCGGGCCCGCATTCCAACCTCCAGTCCCATACCTCATGGAGTTGTGATCACTCCAGACAATGAATATGCCTTTGTGACCTCCGAAGGAATCGGGGCGGCGCCTGGCACCGTAGATGTGATCCATCTGGCCTCCGCCATGCGGGTGGCATCCATTCAGGCAGGGCAACAGACCGGTGGCATTGCCCTCTGGAAGATGGAGGATTAG